The following proteins are encoded in a genomic region of Spirosoma sp. SC4-14:
- a CDS encoding RNA polymerase sigma factor translates to MKKPKRHRQPPAYPLPPGSEANNFEQLYRQYVHKVFRTCMTLTNNSASAQDYTQDIFLKVFDKLDSFQNRSSLSTWLYAVSYNHCLTQLKKESRKKMEPIADLPFAESLADDWPPDIAEERRQAQETSLRELPPEELTLLRLKYEDGLSIRALSQQYNLSESAVKMRLKRTRDRLQASVHRRLST, encoded by the coding sequence ATGAAAAAACCGAAACGTCACCGCCAACCGCCAGCCTATCCATTACCACCCGGCAGCGAGGCAAACAACTTTGAACAACTCTATCGCCAATATGTCCATAAGGTATTCCGAACCTGTATGACGTTAACCAACAACAGTGCTTCGGCTCAGGATTATACACAGGATATTTTTCTGAAAGTCTTTGACAAGCTCGATTCCTTTCAAAACCGCTCTTCCCTGTCGACCTGGTTATATGCGGTTTCCTACAACCATTGTCTGACTCAGCTAAAAAAAGAAAGCAGGAAGAAAATGGAGCCAATTGCCGATCTACCGTTTGCGGAGTCGTTGGCAGACGATTGGCCACCCGACATTGCAGAAGAGCGTCGTCAGGCTCAGGAAACATCACTACGGGAACTACCGCCGGAGGAGTTAACGCTACTTCGGCTTAAATACGAGGACGGGCTATCGATTCGGGCCCTAAGCCAGCAGTACAATCTCTCTGAAAGTGCCGTAAAAATGCGGCTGAAACGTACCCGCGACCGGCTCCAGGCCAGTGTTCACCGACGATTGAGCACCTGA